The genomic segment GGATCTTGACCTCGTCGGCCTCGGTGGCATCCAGTTCGATGATGGCGCCGCGGCTCAGCCGCAGCACCTGGTGGATCGGCATCGAGGTGGTCCCGAGAACCACCATCAGATCGACGGAAACTTTATCGAGTGTCGGCACTGGAACCCGGACTGACTTGCCTGAGGAACGAAGACGTAGTCGACGACACCACGTTATGGTTATCCAATGATTAACGCCCCCACTTCCCCCCGCCAGACGCTGGATTGGACCGCTCTGAAGCCCGCCGACGGCTCGCCGGCGGTGGAATGGCGGATTTCCGATTCGCTCGTGCCCTATCCGGAGGCGGTGGCGACCATGGAGGCACGGGCCGCGGCGATCGCAGCGGGCGACGCGCCCGAGCTGGTCTGGCTGCTGGAGCATCCGCCGCTCTACACTTCAGGCACTAGCGGCCATGCCTCCGACCTGCTCGAAGAGCGCTTCCCGCTGTTCACCACCGGCCGCGGCGGCCAGCTCACCTATCATGGCCCCGGCCAGCGCGTGGCCTATGTAATGCTCGACCTGAAGCGCCGGCGCCCGGACGTGCGCGCCTATGTGGCTGCGCTCGAACAATGGATCATCGCCACCCTCGATGCCTTCAACATCCGCGGCGAACGCCGGGAAGATCGGGTCGGCGTCTGGGTTCGCCGACCCGACAAGGGCGAAGGTTACGAGGACAAGATCGCGGCGATCGGCGTCCGGCTGAAACGCTGGGTGTCGCTGCACGGCATCGCCATCAACGTCGAGCCCGACCTGTCGCACTTCAAGGCGATCGTGCCCTGCGGCATCAGCGATCCGCGCTATGGCGTCACCAGCCTCGTCGACCTCGGCCTGCCGGTGGTGATGACCGACGTCGACATCGCTTTACGCTCTGCCTTCGAAAACCTCTTCGGCGAAACCCGCACAGCCGCAACCACAAGCGCCTGATCGCCTCCTTCCCGGATCGATCCGCACGCGAAGTGATCACTCGCCGAAAGCGCGACTGTCACAATCGGCCGTGAGGCTCGATCAGCGCAGCGGCCCCGTGTCGAGTCACAGACTCCGGCAACGGAATTGTAACGATGAAACCGCTCGGTTCCCGCCGCGCGGCACTGACAACGCTTTCGTCATGTTAGCAGGGAAAGATCAGCGACGGCCTCATTAGCTGCGGCCGCGCCACCCTCGTAGTTGTCCTAGTACCTAGTTTCAAGAATGATCCAACGCCCCACCAGTTCTCCCGATAATCAGTCACTGTGGCGCGCCGCGCTCGAGCAGACGCGCGATGCTGCCATCGTTATCGACGATGCTGGCAACGTCTGTCTGTTCAACCGAGCCGCAGAACGGATTTGGGGAATTTGTCGCACGGACATCGTCGGCCGTACTATTGGAATCCTCGGCCTCGACGGCATGACCTCGAAGCCCGCCTCCAGAGCCTTCTCCCCACCCGCTACATCGAACGGCGTCGCCATTCTCGAAATCCCACGGCCGGACGGCCAGGTCATCAGCGCCGAGCTCACGCAATCGATGATAAGCACGTACGGCCACAACTACACTCTCGTCACCGCGCGCGATATCACGCCAGAGATGGAGCGGCGCAAAGGCATCGAACTGATCTCATCGATCGCAGACCGTACCACCCGCGCGGTACTGGTCACCGACGCTGATCTGAAGCTGCTTTACACCAACGCCGCCTTCACCGGCCTGTTCGGCTTCAGTGCCGCAGATGTCAAAGGCCGCAACGTCATCGGCCTCCTCGCCGGCCACCACACCAATCGCCGGACGATCGCCAACCTAAAACAACGGATTGCCGACGCCGAGGGTGGCGAAGAAGAGATCCTGGTTTACGATCACAATGGTGACGAGATTTGGATATCGGCAGACGTAAAGGCGCTGCACGATGCGCAAGGCCGGGTCACACAGGTCTTCGGGCTGCTGACCGACATCTCGGAAACCCGGCAATTGCGCATGCTGCAGCAGGTGACGCTGAGCGCGCTCGCCGACGAGATTCCGATCACCGACGTCGCCGACCGGATGTGCCGCTTTGTCGAGAAGATCGCGCCGGACGTGGTCTCCACCATCCTGCACGTCGACGCCCAGGGGCTGTTGCACCCGCTCGGTGGCCCGAGCCTGCCCGAGGATTACTCGCGCGCGCTCGACGCCGTGTCGATCGGCCCGCAGGTCGGCTCCTGCGGCGCTGCCGCGTATTTCGGCAAACCGGTGCTGGCACTCGACATCGACACCGATCCGCGCTGGGAGCCGTTCAAGAAGCAGCTGTTGGAAATCGGGCTGCGCGCCTGCTGGTCGTCGCCGGTCAAGGCCAAGGATGGCCGTGTGATCGGCACCTTCGCGTTCTATTTCCGCGCCTGCCGTCCGCCGAGCCATTGGCATCACCGGATCGTTGACGCCTGCCTGCATCTCGGGGCGCTTGCGATCGAGCGCATGGAGTCGCGCGCGCAGATCGCGCGTCTTGCCTATTTCGACATGCTGACCGGCCTCCCCAACCGCGCCCGGCTGCGGGATCTGATCGCGGCCGCGACCGCGGCCTGCCCGCAGGGCCGCATGGTTGCGCTGGCGTTTCTCGACGTCGACAATTTCAAGGACATCAACGACACGCTGGGTCATGCCGCCGGCGACGAATTCCTGATCGAGTTTGCGCGAAGGCTGCGCGATCAGGTCCAGCCCGGCGACGTGGTGGGACGGCTCGGCGGTGACGAATTCGTCGTCGTGTTGCCGAACCGGGAGCCGGCTGAAATCGAACCGGTGGTCGCCCGGATCAGCGAGGCGCTGATGCTGCCGTTTACGCTCTGCAACAGCCAGGTGCCGATGTCGGCCAGCATCGGCGTCAGCCTGTATCCCGACAACGCCACCGACCTCGACACGCTGATCAACCAGGCCGACACCGCGATGTATCGCGCCAAGCGCTCGGGCCGCTCGACCTACCGGCTGTTCAACAGCGACATGCATGGCGCAGCCGAGCAGCGGATGGCCTATGCGGCCGCGCTACGCTCGGCGCTGGCGAACAGCCGCCTCGAATTGCATTACCAGCCGCAGATTCGCACCAGCGACGGCGCACTGCACGGCGTCGAAGCCCTGGCGCGCTGGAACGATCCGGCGCTCGGTCCGGTGCCGCCGACGAAGTTCATTCCACTCGCCGAAGAGTGCGGCCTGATCGATCAGATTGCGTGCTGGTCGATCCGCGAGGCCTGCCGGCAGATGCGGGCATGGCGAGACCAGGGACTCGAGGTGCCGAGCGTCGCCGTCAATCTGTCGCCGATCAACTTCGAGAATCCAGCGCTACCGACACTGGTGGCCGACACGCTCGCGACCTATCACCTGCCACCCGAAGCTCTGATGCTCGAGGTCACCGAAGGCGTCGCCCAGGACAACCGCTCGACCGCGCACGAGACGATGATGGCGCTGCGCCGGATCGGGGTCGGACTGTCGCTCGACGATTTCGGCACCGGCTATTCCAATCTCAACCGGCTGGCGCAATTGCCGATCCGCGAGCTGAAGATCGATCGCGGCTTCATGAGCGAACTCGAGACCAGCCCCACCGCCCGCGCCGTCGTCACCACCGTGGTGCGGGTCGGCCAGAGCCTCGCCCTCAGCGTCGTCGCCGAAGGCGTCGAGACCACCGCTCAATTCCAGCTCTTGAGTGAGCTCGGCTGTGACGTCGCCCAGGGCTTCCTGTATGCGCCGGCACTGGCGCCGGCTGCATTCGAGCAATGGCTGCTCGGCTACAGCGCCGCCCGCGGCGGCGCGATGATGGAGCGCATTAGCCCGACGAGCACGGATGACCGGACGGCGCCATTCACTACCACGCGGCGGCGGAACTAACCGCCACCGCGTTTGCGCGCGCTTATACCACGACTGCCGATCGTGGTGCGGCGGCGAGCTTGCGCACGATATAGCGCTGCTCTTGGGTCAGACCACCGAAGCCATAGCCGTCGGCCCGCACGCCGTTGACGTGGACATAGCTTTCCGAGTGCAGCGGTCCGAGTAGTTCGCCCATGCGGGCGTAGGTTGCGGTGATAAACTCCGCCTTCTCGTCTTTAGTGTTGCTGCTGTCGACGATCCGGATGTCGAGCCAGAAGCTGGCGAGGTTCTGATCCGCCAGCGAGGCACCGGCCGCGAACCAGTCGGCCGGATCGACCTGCTCGACGATCACCGCCGTCACCTTGGGGTCCTTGTGCAGGATGGTGGCGGCGAGATCGCTGGCCGCGGCGGCGATCCGCGGCTTCAGGTCCGAGGTCGGGCGCGGCGTCGAGTAATGCACGGTGATCAGCGGCATCGGTAGCTCCTCTCAACAAGTGTTCGATGCTGCAGAAGCTAGACCTCGCCCATAAATCAAGATACCCTATCAATCCACGTTTCAATCATAACAAATTCTGATAATGAGATGATCGACCTCGACATCGCCGCGGTACGCGCCTTCGTCCACGTCGCCGATCTGCGCAGCTTTACGCGGGCCGCCGAAGCGCTCGGCACCACCCAGGCGGCAATCAGCATGCGGCTGCAGCGCCTGGAGGCACTGCTCGAACGGCGCCTGCTGGAGCGCTCGCCGCGCTCGGTCGGGCTGACCGCAGAAGGCTCGGCGTTTCTGGATCGGGCCCGCGCGCTGATCGACAACAATGATCGCGCAGTTGCCAGCGAGCGCGTAATCGTTCAGTCACTCCGGCTTGGTATCAGCGACCACGTCGCCGGACCGGATTTGGTGCCGCTGCTGGCCCGGCTTGGCCGAGGGCGCTCCGACCTGCGGATCGAAGTCAGCATTGGGTTTTCGCGCGACCTGGTCGATGCGTTCGATCGCGCGGAGCTGGATGCGATCTGCATCCGCGAGAGCGCGGGGCGACGCGGCGGGGAGACCTTGCTGCGCGATGAATTCGGCTGGTTCGCAGCGCCCGATTTCGATCTCGTCCACGGCGCGCCCGTTCCGCTGGCCTCGCTCGCTGCGCCGTGCGGCGTACGGGCAACCGCGGTGCGCGCGCTCGACAAGGCCAGGGTGCCATGGACCGAAGTGTTCGTCGGCGGCGGCGTCAGTGCAGTAGTTGCCGCTGCGCTCGCCCGCCTCGCCGTCGCACCGCTGGCCAAACGCATCGCGCCGCCGGGACTCGTCGATGTCGGCGCCACACTGAAGTTGCCACGCCTGCCTGCGTCGCCGGTCGTGCTGCACTCCCGCGTCAGCGACGCGAGCCGCCGCGCGGCGCTCAGGACCTTGGGGGCGACCTTCAGGCAGATCGCAGGCTAAGCCAGCGGCGTGCCGGTCTCACAGAGTCGACAGGATCGAAAACCGCTCACCGGCCGCCCGCTGAGCCAGCAGTGCGGCGCCGGCCTCTTCCACCACCACCGCGTCGACCCGCGCGGCCGAGGGGCCGCGGTGGCAGGCGGCGATCATGTCGGCGACCACAGTCTGGTCGCCTCCGAGCAGCGCTTCGACGCTGCCGTCGCGGCGGTTGCGGACCCAGCCCTCGAGGCCGTTCGCCTGCGCCGTCATCGCCAGCCAGGCCCGATAGCCGACGCCCTGCACCCGGCCGCGGATCGTCACCTGCCGGATGATCTGGCCCATCAGCGCTTCACACCGAGGAAGTGTTCGTTCCGATCAGCGACGACGTCGGCGCGCGTGACCTTGTCCATCAGGTCGGCGCCGGCGAGCCCGGTCAGTTGCTTCGGCGTCGCACCGGCTTTGATCGCCGACAACGTTTTGAACACGGCCTCGGTCGCAGCCGCGATCGGCGCATGGC from the Rhodopseudomonas palustris genome contains:
- a CDS encoding FliM/FliN family flagellar motor switch protein, which produces MPTLDKVSVDLMVVLGTTSMPIHQVLRLSRGAIIELDATEADEVKILANNMPIASGMVLVDRNRIAVEVKQMLPRSPDRR
- a CDS encoding EAL domain-containing protein, whose product is MIQRPTSSPDNQSLWRAALEQTRDAAIVIDDAGNVCLFNRAAERIWGICRTDIVGRTIGILGLDGMTSKPASRAFSPPATSNGVAILEIPRPDGQVISAELTQSMISTYGHNYTLVTARDITPEMERRKGIELISSIADRTTRAVLVTDADLKLLYTNAAFTGLFGFSAADVKGRNVIGLLAGHHTNRRTIANLKQRIADAEGGEEEILVYDHNGDEIWISADVKALHDAQGRVTQVFGLLTDISETRQLRMLQQVTLSALADEIPITDVADRMCRFVEKIAPDVVSTILHVDAQGLLHPLGGPSLPEDYSRALDAVSIGPQVGSCGAAAYFGKPVLALDIDTDPRWEPFKKQLLEIGLRACWSSPVKAKDGRVIGTFAFYFRACRPPSHWHHRIVDACLHLGALAIERMESRAQIARLAYFDMLTGLPNRARLRDLIAAATAACPQGRMVALAFLDVDNFKDINDTLGHAAGDEFLIEFARRLRDQVQPGDVVGRLGGDEFVVVLPNREPAEIEPVVARISEALMLPFTLCNSQVPMSASIGVSLYPDNATDLDTLINQADTAMYRAKRSGRSTYRLFNSDMHGAAEQRMAYAAALRSALANSRLELHYQPQIRTSDGALHGVEALARWNDPALGPVPPTKFIPLAEECGLIDQIACWSIREACRQMRAWRDQGLEVPSVAVNLSPINFENPALPTLVADTLATYHLPPEALMLEVTEGVAQDNRSTAHETMMALRRIGVGLSLDDFGTGYSNLNRLAQLPIRELKIDRGFMSELETSPTARAVVTTVVRVGQSLALSVVAEGVETTAQFQLLSELGCDVAQGFLYAPALAPAAFEQWLLGYSAARGGAMMERISPTSTDDRTAPFTTTRRRN
- the lipB gene encoding lipoyl(octanoyl) transferase LipB, with amino-acid sequence MINAPTSPRQTLDWTALKPADGSPAVEWRISDSLVPYPEAVATMEARAAAIAAGDAPELVWLLEHPPLYTSGTSGHASDLLEERFPLFTTGRGGQLTYHGPGQRVAYVMLDLKRRRPDVRAYVAALEQWIIATLDAFNIRGERREDRVGVWVRRPDKGEGYEDKIAAIGVRLKRWVSLHGIAINVEPDLSHFKAIVPCGISDPRYGVTSLVDLGLPVVMTDVDIALRSAFENLFGETRTAATTSA
- a CDS encoding acylphosphatase, which gives rise to MGQIIRQVTIRGRVQGVGYRAWLAMTAQANGLEGWVRNRRDGSVEALLGGDQTVVADMIAACHRGPSAARVDAVVVEEAGAALLAQRAAGERFSILSTL
- a CDS encoding LysR family transcriptional regulator: MIDLDIAAVRAFVHVADLRSFTRAAEALGTTQAAISMRLQRLEALLERRLLERSPRSVGLTAEGSAFLDRARALIDNNDRAVASERVIVQSLRLGISDHVAGPDLVPLLARLGRGRSDLRIEVSIGFSRDLVDAFDRAELDAICIRESAGRRGGETLLRDEFGWFAAPDFDLVHGAPVPLASLAAPCGVRATAVRALDKARVPWTEVFVGGGVSAVVAAALARLAVAPLAKRIAPPGLVDVGATLKLPRLPASPVVLHSRVSDASRRAALRTLGATFRQIAG
- a CDS encoding tautomerase family protein; the protein is MPLITVHYSTPRPTSDLKPRIAAAASDLAATILHKDPKVTAVIVEQVDPADWFAAGASLADQNLASFWLDIRIVDSSNTKDEKAEFITATYARMGELLGPLHSESYVHVNGVRADGYGFGGLTQEQRYIVRKLAAAPRSAVVV